A region of Lycium barbarum isolate Lr01 chromosome 3, ASM1917538v2, whole genome shotgun sequence DNA encodes the following proteins:
- the LOC132629849 gene encoding CAAX prenyl protease 2, translating into MESSLTGGDDVSKSVASIACTFMAILYVAILYAPTLILRLPPSDSFQSYMIRRFICAAISSVFSLIACSLILPIEWGKSHVSSVYGIRLDHIWQAVVFPLALTSLMYAGTLILNLLLLLDSGQEDRENGSSLLDIIKNVVHEFIESISSMAYNIQAWRNYFVAPLTEELVFRACMIPLLLCGGFSTSTVVFLCPIFFSLAHLNHLLEQAQRSGSWLKALTIVGFQVGYTVIFGSYASFLFVRTGHLTAPLVAHIFCNYLGLPIIISQRTGMVTVASVAGLLGFIWLLFPLTSPHLYNATTDNCMCWHRYCTWS; encoded by the exons ATGGAATCATCATTGACCGGCGGTGATGACGTGTCGAAATCGGTGGCGTCGATTGCGTGTACTTTCATGGCAATTTTGTATGTTGCAATCTTATATGCACCGACGTTGATTCTCCGTTTACCACCGTCAGATTCGTTTCAATCATATATGATCCGACGGTTCATATGCGCTGCTATTTCCTCTGTTTTTTCACTCATTGCTTGCTCTCTTATCCTCCCT ATTGAGTGGGGTAAATCTCACGTTTCCAGTGTTTATGGCATCAGATTGGATCATATC TGGCAAGCTGTCGTGTTTCCTCTTGCATTGACTTCATTAATGTACGCTGGCACCTTGATCCTCAACCTGTTACTGTTGCTAGACTCGGGTCAAGAAGATCGGGAAAATGGAAGCAGCCTGCTTGACATTATTAAAAATGTTGTTCATGAATTTATTGAATCGATCTCTTCAATGGCGTACAATATTCAAGCATGGCGTAATTATTTTGTG GCCCCACTTACGGAAGAGCTGGTTTTTAGAGCTTGTATGATACCTTTGCTTCTTTGTGGAGGATTCAGCACCTCTACAGTGGTGTTTCTTTGTCCTATATTTTTCAGTTTAG CTCATTTAAATCATTTGTTAGAACAAGCTCAACGAAGCGGCAGCTGGCTTAAAGCTCTTACGATTGTAG GCTTCCAAGTCGGCTACACGGTCATCTTTGGATCATATGCTTCATTTCTCTTTGTTCGGACAG GACATCTTACCGCTCCACTAGTTGCTCATATTTTTTGCAACTATTTGGGCTTACCTATAATAATCTCACAGAGGACAG GGATGGTAACAGTGGCATCTGTGGCTGGATTGCTAGGTTTCATCTGGCTTCTTTTTCCACTCACCAGTCCTCATTTGTACAATGCCACAACGGATAATTGCATGTGCTGGCATAGATATTGTACTTGGAGCTAA
- the LOC132633632 gene encoding protein LITTLE ZIPPER 3 isoform X1 translates to MFLCLRYIEMDRINSKLYLQNCYIMAENERLRKKAEVLNQENQQLLNELKHRLSQAGPSNNNDNGIPDLNLTNCSSSKNASSKSKKK, encoded by the exons ATGTTTTTATGTCTTAGATACATAG aaatgGACAGAATCAACTCAAAGCTCTACTTGCAAAACTGCTACATAATGGCTGAAAATGAAAGGCTAAGGAAAAAAGCTGAGGTATTGAATCAAGAAAATCAACAACTTTTGAATGAACTCAAACATAGGCTTTCACAAGCTGGTCCTAGCAACAACAACGACAATGGAATTCCTGATCTCAATCTCACTAATTGCTCTTCATCCAAGAATGCTTCATCAAAATCCAAGAAGAAGTGA
- the LOC132633632 gene encoding protein LITTLE ZIPPER 3 isoform X2 gives MDRINSKLYLQNCYIMAENERLRKKAEVLNQENQQLLNELKHRLSQAGPSNNNDNGIPDLNLTNCSSSKNASSKSKKK, from the coding sequence atgGACAGAATCAACTCAAAGCTCTACTTGCAAAACTGCTACATAATGGCTGAAAATGAAAGGCTAAGGAAAAAAGCTGAGGTATTGAATCAAGAAAATCAACAACTTTTGAATGAACTCAAACATAGGCTTTCACAAGCTGGTCCTAGCAACAACAACGACAATGGAATTCCTGATCTCAATCTCACTAATTGCTCTTCATCCAAGAATGCTTCATCAAAATCCAAGAAGAAGTGA
- the LOC132629851 gene encoding probable purple acid phosphatase 20, whose protein sequence is MAAIKVHVLLFLSCITLSIDSSLSYVRPPARKSISLSLSHDLDSSSPQQVHVSMVGADKMRISWITKDSDTPATVQYGTSPGSYPFSANGDTTTYKYILYNSGEIHNVVIGPLKPNTVYYYRCGPMSSPEFSFKTPPAGFPIKFAVVGDLGQTDWTTSTLNHIAKSNYDIMLLPGDLSYADTLQPRWDSFGRLVELLASQRPWMVTEGNHEIEKISIIHTHPFTAYNARWLMPFEQSGSTSNLYYSFEVAGVHVIMLGSYTDFGPGSAQYNWLKNDLKKVDRTKTPWLVVLLHAPWYNSNTAHQDEYESYGMKNSMEDLLFKARVDIVFAGHVHAYERFTRVYKDKANNCGPIYITIGDGGNREGLASKYLDPKPEISIFREASFGHGEFDVVNATHAQWSWHRNDDDEAVVSDNIWITNFASDPSCKQ, encoded by the exons ATGGCTGCTATTAAGGTTCATGTTCTGCTATTTTTATCATGTATAACTTTATCCATTGATTCTTCACTTTCATATGTTAGACCACCAGCAAGAAAGTCCATCTCTTTATCTTTATCTCACGATCTTGATTCCTCTTCTCCTCAACAG GTGCACGTTTCCATGGTGGGTGCTGACAAGATGAGGATTTCATGGATAACCAAAGATTCCGATACACCGGCGACGGTGCAGTACGGTACATCACCGGGAAGTTACCCATTTTCAGCAAATGGAGACACTACAAcatacaaatatattttgtataactcTGGTGAAATACATAATGTTGTTATTGGGCCATTGAAGCCCAATACAGTCTACTACTACCGTTGTGGCCCAATGTCAAGCCCAGAGTTCAGTTTCAAAACCCCTCCAGCTGGATTTCCTATCAAATTTGCAGTTGTAG GTGATTTAGGGCAAACGGATTGGACAACGTCAACCCTCAATCATATTGCAAAATCAAATTATGACATTATGTTGTTGCCCGGGGACCTATCGTACGCGGACACTCTCCAGCCACGATGGGACTCGTTCGGCCGGCTGGTGGAGCTACTAGCAAGCCAACGCCCTTGGATGGTGACTGAGGGCAACCATGAGATTGAGAAAATATCAATAATTCATACACATCCCTTTACAGCATACAATGCAAGATGGCTCATGCCATTTGAGCAAAGTGGTTCAACTTCAAACTTGTACTATTCCTTTGAAGTTGCTGGGGTTCATGTCATCATGTTGGGCTCATACACTGATTTTGGGCCTGGTTCGGCCCAATACAATTGgctaaaaaatgatttgaagaaaGTTGATAGAACAAAAACTCCATGGTTAGTTGTTCTTTTGCATGCACCATGGTACAATTCCAACACTGCTCATCAAGATGAgtatgaatcttatggcatgaagAATTCTATGGAGGATTTACTCTTCAAGGCTCGTGTCGATATCGTTTTCGCGGGACATGTTCATGCCTACGAGAGATTT ACTCGAGTCTACAAAGACAAAGCTAACAACTGTGGTCCAATATACATCACAATTGGAGATGGTGGTAATCGGGAAGGCCTAGCCAGCAA GTATTTAGATCCGAAACCGGAAATTTCAATATTCAGAGAGGCAAGTTTTGGGCATGGAGAATTTGATGTTGTAAATGCAACTCATGCACAATGGTCATGGCAcagaaatgatgatgatgaagctgTTGTTTCTGATAATATTTGGATAACAAACTTTGCTTCAGATCCCTCCTGTAAACAATAA